A single region of the Salinibacter sp. 10B genome encodes:
- a CDS encoding WYL domain-containing protein has protein sequence MPEGISQANPEASSIKGSIKSDRAPRETWAVHVRFAPSEGRRLRRPEPTSCPGEGPLWTERPILMERADGTYELIGTSGNLDGLARWVLSFGTSAEVRGPDRLQRRVAAQARRIGRKYPEDRDCKN, from the coding sequence ATGCCAGAGGGTATCTCACAGGCCAACCCGGAGGCATCTTCGATCAAAGGGTCGATCAAGAGCGACCGTGCGCCGAGGGAGACCTGGGCGGTGCACGTGCGGTTTGCGCCCTCAGAAGGACGCAGGCTCCGCCGTCCGGAGCCGACGAGCTGTCCGGGCGAGGGTCCCCTCTGGACCGAGCGGCCCATCCTCATGGAGCGGGCCGACGGGACCTACGAGCTGATCGGCACCTCCGGAAATTTGGACGGGCTGGCCCGGTGGGTTCTCAGCTTTGGGACGAGCGCCGAGGTCCGAGGCCCTGACCGGCTCCAGCGCCGGGTGGCTGCTCAGGCCCGGCGCATAGGACGGAAGTACCCTGAAGACCGCGACTGTAAGAACTGA
- a CDS encoding SGNH/GDSL hydrolase family protein, whose protein sequence is MHLALLGDSTLDNGAYTSGGPAVIDHLSRLLPEEDRATLLAVDGAATQGIGSQLDRLPEGATRAVLSVGGNDAVMEIPVLEEPVGHVSEALAELSLAVERFAEAYRRCLKEVLQAGLPTTVCTIYNGAFDEHGGQQRVIDAALTMWNDVILQAALDHECPVIDLRRVCTSREDYTQQIEPSEQGGRKIAKSLFRAAFEPEASSTHIGPTGA, encoded by the coding sequence ATGCACCTCGCGCTTCTTGGCGATTCGACCCTCGACAACGGCGCGTATACCTCCGGCGGTCCCGCCGTCATTGATCACCTGTCTCGCCTGCTGCCGGAGGAGGATCGGGCAACGCTCCTGGCCGTGGACGGAGCGGCCACTCAAGGCATTGGGAGTCAACTCGATCGACTGCCGGAAGGGGCAACCCGCGCGGTTCTTAGCGTTGGGGGAAACGATGCCGTGATGGAGATTCCCGTGCTGGAGGAGCCGGTGGGACACGTGTCCGAGGCGCTCGCTGAGCTGAGCCTCGCGGTCGAGCGCTTTGCGGAAGCATATCGGAGATGTTTGAAAGAAGTCCTCCAGGCCGGGCTGCCCACCACGGTCTGCACCATCTACAATGGCGCTTTTGACGAACACGGTGGGCAGCAGCGGGTCATCGACGCCGCGCTTACGATGTGGAACGACGTAATCCTCCAGGCGGCCTTGGACCACGAGTGTCCGGTGATCGATCTGCGCCGGGTGTGCACAAGCAGGGAGGACTACACCCAGCAGATCGAGCCGAGCGAGCAGGGCGGTCGCAAAATTGCGAAGTCACTCTTTCGGGCCGCTTTCGAACCGGAGGCCTCCTCCACACACATCGGGCCGACCGGCGCGTAG
- a CDS encoding RES family NAD+ phosphorylase translates to MTRVWRIVKEKFADSAFSGEGARRAGGRFNSPGHPVIYTSGSLALAELEILVNLPTDRLLASYVAFWAQIPDGRIDTLGRDQLPDGWREAPAPDSAKEIGDQWLQSERSLALRLPSAVVPAEDNILINPNHPAFGEVETEGPFDPEIDDRLQ, encoded by the coding sequence ATGACGCGCGTCTGGCGGATCGTAAAGGAGAAATTTGCAGATTCAGCCTTTAGCGGAGAGGGCGCGCGCCGGGCCGGCGGGCGGTTCAACAGCCCCGGCCATCCGGTCATCTACACTTCCGGGTCCCTCGCCCTGGCCGAGCTGGAGATCCTGGTCAACCTGCCAACAGACCGGCTCCTGGCGAGCTACGTGGCCTTTTGGGCGCAGATCCCAGACGGGCGGATCGACACGCTTGGTCGAGATCAGCTTCCCGACGGATGGCGAGAGGCGCCAGCCCCCGACTCTGCCAAAGAAATCGGAGACCAGTGGCTCCAGTCGGAGAGGTCGTTGGCCCTTCGGTTGCCCAGTGCCGTCGTCCCGGCCGAGGACAACATCCTCATCAACCCCAACCACCCGGCCTTTGGGGAGGTGGAAACCGAGGGGCCGTTCGATCCGGAGATTGATGATCGCCTTCAGTGA
- a CDS encoding WYL domain-containing protein, with protein sequence MNTDLRSTSIGRQSQPTHLKLLALLRDGESLTQAEMTERLPINSKRQARRLIEKLEGADVPLESSQRGQEKEYRLPPEEWETRLRLDLTEQEALALLLAAWAAGSGLGPAPLKEALSKATRGLIEGLPASVTTFEPSSLMDHIHFGEAASVEVDPEVFTDLVDALSNRRAIEIDYYSASSDRRYEGRKIDPLGLAVRGDAWLCVAEDHRSGERRDFNLTRIEAVRPRRPDSNGGDYRIPEDFDLELYFIDRFESLDAEEVYEVRLLVEPEAVPYFRSKSYHRTQQIHEEAAGGEGAVISYEVAGLEEIASFVRSWGPRVKVLQPSELADRIAREARRMAAQYEEDPPAP encoded by the coding sequence ATGAACACGGACCTGCGTTCTACGTCCATCGGCAGACAAAGCCAACCTACCCATCTCAAACTCCTCGCCCTTCTCAGAGACGGAGAGTCTTTAACGCAGGCCGAGATGACCGAGCGACTGCCGATCAACTCAAAGCGGCAGGCCCGCCGCCTGATTGAGAAGCTTGAAGGAGCCGATGTGCCCCTCGAGTCAAGCCAGAGGGGACAGGAAAAGGAGTACCGCCTTCCCCCTGAAGAGTGGGAGACGCGCCTTCGTTTGGACTTGACCGAGCAAGAGGCTTTGGCATTGCTTTTGGCGGCCTGGGCAGCAGGATCAGGACTTGGCCCCGCACCCCTGAAAGAGGCCCTTAGCAAAGCGACCCGTGGCTTGATTGAAGGGCTCCCTGCGTCGGTAACGACCTTCGAGCCCAGCTCCCTCATGGACCACATTCACTTTGGGGAGGCCGCTTCGGTGGAAGTCGACCCGGAGGTGTTTACCGATCTGGTCGACGCACTTTCTAACCGGCGGGCGATCGAGATCGACTACTACTCCGCGAGTAGCGATCGGCGCTACGAAGGACGAAAGATCGACCCGTTAGGTTTGGCCGTGCGCGGAGACGCCTGGCTCTGTGTGGCCGAGGACCACCGGAGCGGCGAGCGCCGGGACTTCAACCTTACGCGCATCGAGGCGGTCCGGCCCCGGCGTCCCGACAGCAACGGAGGGGACTACCGGATTCCAGAAGACTTTGACCTGGAGCTCTATTTTATCGACCGGTTCGAATCCCTTGATGCGGAAGAGGTTTACGAGGTGCGTCTTCTGGTTGAGCCCGAGGCGGTGCCCTACTTCCGGTCGAAGTCCTACCACCGGACGCAGCAGATCCACGAGGAGGCCGCCGGTGGCGAGGGGGCGGTCATCTCCTACGAGGTGGCGGGTCTCGAAGAAATCGCCTCGTTCGTACGGTCCTGGGGGCCCCGAGTGAAAGTGCTCCAGCCGTCGGAGCTTGCGGACCGCATTGCTCGGGAGGCACGCCGAATGGCCGCCCAATACGAGGAAGACCCGCCCGCGCCCTGA
- the cas6 gene encoding CRISPR-associated endoribonuclease Cas6: protein MRLNLTLSPNTDPVPFNHLHKLTGTLHKWLGSENDLHDGPSLYSVGWLKGGHGEDGALQFPDGVRWRLSFWEDGAAKTALEGILQDPSVFAGMRVVEAQQQTTPAFSGGYRFDVDAPVIARQRREDGSREYLIHDDERADDALTRTLRAKMKAAGLDLDPSEAQVRFDRGYKGADTKLATIEKGGHEIDHKGSVCPVIVEGPPEVSRFAWNVGVGELTGSGFGALK from the coding sequence ATGCGACTCAATCTGACACTTTCTCCCAACACCGATCCGGTTCCGTTCAATCACCTGCACAAGCTCACGGGCACGCTACACAAGTGGCTCGGGTCGGAGAACGACCTGCACGACGGGCCCAGCCTGTACAGCGTCGGCTGGCTGAAGGGCGGGCATGGGGAGGATGGAGCCCTGCAGTTTCCCGATGGCGTGCGCTGGCGTCTTAGCTTCTGGGAGGATGGGGCTGCGAAAACCGCATTGGAGGGCATTCTGCAGGATCCATCGGTCTTTGCCGGAATGCGAGTCGTGGAGGCCCAGCAGCAGACGACGCCTGCGTTTTCAGGTGGCTACCGCTTCGACGTAGACGCGCCGGTCATTGCCCGCCAGCGCCGCGAGGATGGGAGCCGCGAGTACCTGATCCACGACGACGAGCGGGCCGACGATGCCCTCACCCGCACCCTGCGCGCCAAGATGAAGGCGGCCGGGCTCGACCTCGATCCGTCAGAGGCGCAGGTACGGTTCGATCGGGGGTACAAGGGAGCCGACACAAAACTCGCGACCATCGAAAAGGGGGGGCATGAGATTGACCACAAGGGTAGCGTGTGTCCGGTGATCGTGGAGGGGCCGCCCGAGGTCTCACGCTTTGCCTGGAACGTGGGCGTAGGGGAGCTTACCGGAAGTGGGTTTGGTGCGCTGAAGTGA
- the cas7p gene encoding type I-PGING CRISPR-associated protein Cas7/Csp1: MENVKGISVTLLSPMSNHTANGGEKLLGNASSIKRRPDGRVYISGQMQRHALFSAIERLNLEHDNRGDTYVSNGDGTTNQIQKDLRADMGGFMHPSQGSYSGRRTAPVSATFAVAKEESDVGRDLLIRIKQNTNEESEQKQALATNEFSQDDDMQMSFHLDVSALSVSKAFTYEEERHVETNYVKHVDEAERTRRAELFLEATRFLNDYANQARNATTGEPQEALIVLDSRLSRKASRFFDMSEAERENLFAELDARDAKYFYGDDTTTDGKSVFEAYDAALDAIDSLYDPTEGAEPVPFNEFAQKAEA, translated from the coding sequence ATGGAAAACGTAAAAGGCATTTCCGTCACGCTTCTCTCACCGATGTCCAATCACACGGCCAACGGAGGAGAAAAACTCCTCGGCAACGCGTCGTCCATTAAGCGACGGCCCGACGGTCGGGTGTACATCTCCGGTCAAATGCAGCGACACGCGCTGTTCAGTGCGATCGAACGCCTCAATTTAGAGCACGACAACCGGGGCGACACCTACGTATCCAATGGCGACGGAACGACCAATCAGATCCAAAAGGATCTCCGTGCCGACATGGGCGGGTTCATGCACCCGTCGCAGGGCAGCTACTCGGGCCGCCGGACCGCGCCGGTGAGCGCGACGTTCGCCGTGGCCAAAGAGGAGAGCGACGTGGGACGCGACCTGCTCATCCGCATCAAGCAGAACACCAACGAAGAGTCCGAGCAGAAGCAGGCGCTTGCCACCAATGAGTTCAGTCAGGACGACGACATGCAGATGAGTTTCCATCTGGACGTGTCGGCCCTGTCGGTGAGCAAGGCGTTCACCTACGAAGAGGAGCGCCACGTCGAGACGAACTACGTAAAGCACGTTGACGAGGCTGAGCGGACACGCCGCGCAGAACTGTTTCTGGAGGCCACTCGGTTTCTGAACGACTACGCCAACCAGGCCCGGAATGCGACCACTGGGGAGCCGCAGGAAGCGCTCATCGTGCTGGATTCCCGGCTGTCCCGAAAGGCATCACGCTTCTTCGACATGAGCGAGGCGGAGCGGGAAAACCTCTTCGCGGAGCTCGATGCGCGAGATGCCAAGTACTTCTACGGCGACGATACCACCACCGACGGCAAGAGTGTGTTCGAGGCATACGATGCTGCGCTGGACGCCATCGACAGCCTTTACGATCCGACGGAGGGAGCCGAGCCGGTGCCCTTCAACGAGTTCGCTCAAAAGGCGGAGGCCTAA
- a CDS encoding antitoxin Xre/MbcA/ParS toxin-binding domain-containing protein, which translates to MSATIPLPRSQDAGDFPELGAGGPAGLVSAVREGIPTGRFDALKTLVGVSTEMLTEVVGISPSTLSRRRKKGTFNKDESERILRIARIALRAVDVLDGKDNAQKWLTEPARALGGEKPLEFADTEPGAREVERLLIRLEHGVYS; encoded by the coding sequence ATGAGCGCCACGATCCCGCTTCCAAGGAGCCAAGACGCCGGGGATTTTCCTGAGCTTGGGGCCGGTGGACCGGCCGGTCTCGTCTCAGCCGTGCGTGAGGGCATTCCAACCGGTCGCTTCGACGCCCTGAAGACACTCGTGGGCGTCTCGACTGAAATGCTCACCGAGGTGGTCGGCATCAGCCCTTCCACCCTGAGCCGCCGGCGCAAGAAGGGCACCTTCAACAAGGACGAGTCCGAGCGCATCCTGCGCATTGCCCGTATCGCTCTTCGGGCCGTCGACGTCCTCGATGGAAAGGATAACGCCCAGAAGTGGCTCACCGAACCGGCGCGTGCCCTCGGCGGAGAGAAGCCCCTGGAGTTTGCCGACACCGAGCCCGGGGCCCGAGAGGTTGAGCGGCTTCTCATTCGCCTGGAGCATGGGGTCTATAGTTGA